GCCAGGCACAACGCCGAAAAATTTCACGTTCATCACCGTATCGATTTTTTACAATGCGATCTCTTGCCCGAACATATCAACCCGCTCCCCACCGAAAGCCACTTCGATCTCATTTGCGCCAACCTGCCCTACATCCCGACCGCGACTCTCAGCGGGCTTCAAATTTTCGGCCGTGAGCCAACCGTCGCCCTGGATGGAGGCGAAGACGGGCTGAATCCCTATCGCCGCCTGCTGAAAATTGCTCCCGCCTGGCTCGCACCGCAGGGTATGATCCTGCTTGAGATCGAGGCGACTCAGGGAATCAAAGCCTTCAATCTCGCTGCCGATATGTTTTCAGAATCCATCATCTCCTTGCAACAAGACCTCGCCGGTCACAACAGGTTATTGGAAATCTCGTTCCATGAACACTGAAATCGTCCCTGCTTCCGAAATTTCACGCGCCCTCGAAATCCTGCGCAAAGGCGGCATCGGTGCCTTCCCCACCGACACTGTTTACGGACTCGGCGCACTAGCCTTCGACAACGCCGCCATCGAAAGCATCTACACCGCAAAAGACCGCCCACTCGAAAAAGCGATTCCCATTTTGATCGGTGACTTGAGCGATCTCGACAGGATTGGATCGGACATCCCCGAAATGGCTCTCCGTTTTGCCGAGCGCTTCTGGCCCGGACCGTTAACCTGTGTCATACCCAAAAAGTCAACTCTCCCCCCAGCCGTATCTGCCACTTCCACCGTTGCTGTGCGCATCCCGAACCACCCGGATGCCCTTGCTCTGCTCCGCGCGGCTGGACCGATGGCAGTCACATCAGCCAACATCTCTGGAGCGCAAAACCCATTGACTGCACAGGACGTTTACGAGCAACTCCAGGGGCGAATTCCCATAATCCTTGATGGCGGCAAAACCCCCGGCGGAATCCCTTCCACGCTGGTGGATTGCACCGGAGAAAAACCTGTCATCCTCCGTGAGGGTCCGATAACTTTGGAAAATTTAATCTCGACCCTGAGATAATCCTCTTATCCAATGCTTATTTCAAGTTCAGGAAGCGTTTAACTCGCGGAATATAATCAAAGTTGCATTCTCCTGATGTCAAACCCCCAAACGCTCGGGCAAGCGGATGGGGGTTTGAGCTTTTAAAACGTGGGATTCCAGGCTTGATTGGAAAAGCGGAACCCAAAAAGAAGGGGAGAACGATGATCGCGCATCGTTCGATTAAGCGACACGCCGAATCTCAAGCGGGAAGAGTCACCTGCGGCAGTTTTTCCATGGATTTCGCCACCGCCTCGGCGGGATATTCATAATCCTCTAACTTACCGACCAGATAGGATTCGTACGCAGCCATATCGAAGTTCCCATGACCAGAGAGGTTGAAAAGGATGACGCGCTTTTCACCTTTGGCTTTGGCATCAAGGGCTTCGTCAATCGTCGCACGAATCGCGTGAGCCGATTCAGGAGCAGGGACGATTCCTTCTGTTTGCGCGAATTGGATTGCGGCTTCGAAAGTGGCGCGCTGTTTGACCGCTACCGCTTCGATATAGCCTGCATCGTAGAATGCGCTGATGCTCGGCGCTATGCCATGATAGCGCAGCCCTCCCGCGTGGATGCCGGGCGGAACAAAATCGTGTCCCAACGTATGCATTTTTACGATGGGCGCCATCTTCGCGGTATCTCCGTAATCAAAGGTAAATTCGCCGCGTGTCAAGGAAGGAGCAGCTGTCGGTTCAACGGCCAAGAGGCGGGTCTTTCGTCCATTCTTCAGGTTCTCGCGCAGGAAGGGATAAGCAATGCCCGCAAAATTCGAGCCGCCGCCTACACAACCAATCACAACATCCGGATATTCATCCGCCATATCCATCTGCTTCAGCGCCTCTTCACCTATGATGCTTTGGTGAATTAAAACATGATTCAAAACCGAGCCAAGGCTGTATTTCTTTTGCCCGTTTGATGTTGCCGCGGCTTCCACCGCCTCGGAAATCGCAATCCCCAGCGAGCCGGGATTCTCTGAATCTTCGGCAAGGATCGAACGTCCGTAATTCGTCTGGTCGGTGGGGCTTGCAAAGACTTTTGCCCCGAAGGATTCCATGAGATTGCGACGGTAGGGTTTTTGTTTGTAAGAAACCTTGACCATATAAACCTCAAGGTCGAGGTTGAAGAATTTACATGCCATTGAGAGTGCGGAACCCCACTGTCCCGCTCCGGTTTCCGTCGTTAATGCCTTTGTCCCGGCTGCTTTGTTGTAATATGCTTGCGGGATGGCAGTATTGGGCTTATGACTTCCTGCAGGGGACACGCCTTCATTCTTGTAATAGATATGCGCAGGTGTGCCAAGGGCTTTTTCCAAACGTCGGGCACGCAACAAGGGGGTAGGACGATAGAGCTTATAGATTTCGCGCACCTCTTCCGGGATTTCGATATGGCGCTCGGTGGAAATCTCCTGCATGATCAATTCCATGGGGAAAAGGACCGAGAGAAAATCGGGAGTTACAGGTTGAAGCGTACCGGGATGCAGGACCGGGTTGGGGGGGATCGGGGAATCTGCCTGGATGTTGTAATAATATTTCGGAAGGTCGGATTCGTTCAGAATAAAACGAGTCTGATCGGACATGGGATATCTCCTTGTGAATAATCATTGAGGCGAGATATCATCTTGTGTCACAATGGACCAGGACAATCTCTCACGACATTTGTTTAACATTTCTCCTAGAAGACAGGTTCAATTATTAACTTCATGAATCTCCTTTCTCGGTTTGCATGCACGGTGGGGTGGAATCAAAAACGTCCGTCCCATATATGGGACGGACGTTAATCCGTGGTGCCACCCAACTTAGGCTGGTAAGCGAAGATTAAACAAATTACCTGTCATGAAGCAACAGGAAAAAACCAGCCTCACTCATTCGGGCACGCCAGCAAACCGGTTATGCCCTAGCTCTATAACGGGAGTATCCCGGCGGGACATACTTGGGTGGTTACCCGTTCCATCCCGCGGCTCGGAGATCCATTCAGCTTTGTCGTTTCGGACAGGCTTTCACCGCTTTCTGCCTTCTCTCTGTATTCGTCGTACAAAGCTTACTCGTCCTCTTCATTGCCGGTTGAATATTAAGGCGATTATATGCGGAACAATTCATCTGTCAAGATGCAGCAATTGTCGACAGCGGCCAGGTGGGATAAACATCAATATCCATTTCCGAAACATGCCCCAACGAATATCTGAAATAGCCCGCCGCGCCGATCATTGCGGCGTTGTCGGTGCAAAGCGAAAGTGGCGGGATATGGACGGGAAACTCACTCTGGCTTTTGAATGCTTCACGCAGGGCACGGTTTGCGGAGACTCCGCCCGCAACAAGGATTTCCTTCGCGCCAAATTCACGCGCCGCATCCATCGTCTTTTTAAACAGCACATCCACAACGGCCTTTTGGAACGAAGCCGCAAGATCGTTAACGGGCAATTCGTTTCCGGCTCTCTTCAAGCCTTTCACTTCATACAACACTGAGGTCTTCACTCCGCTGAAGGAAAAGTTCCAGGTCCCATCGAGCCAGGCACGGGGGAACTTGAAGCGGTTTGGGTCGCCCTCCTCCGCCGCTTTCTGGAGGGATGGTCCGCCCGGGTAGGGTAAATCCAACAAACGGGCGACCTTATCGAAAGCTTCGCCCGCCGCGTCATCCAGTGTCGAACCGAGGCGTTGATAAGTCAAATGATCGGTCATGAGATTAAGTTCGGTGTGACCGCCTGAAACAAGCAATGCCATGAGCGGAAATTTCGGTTCCGGCGGAATTTCATCGTCTGCTTTGTAGACCCACGCCGAGTAGATATGCCCTTCGAGATGATTCACACCAACAAGCGGTTTATCGAGCGCAAGTGAGATTCCCTTCGCAGTGTTGACACCGACGACAAGCGAACCGGCGAGACCGGGTCCCTGCGTGACAGAGACCGCATCTATATCGTTAAGTGTGAGATGCGCCTTTGCCAGGGCGTCGTTCACGACAGGCACGATGCTCAAGACATGCTGGCGCGACGCGACCTCGGGGAATACGCCGCCATAACGCGCGTGGATGTCCATCTGTGAAGCGACAACCGATGAGAGTAATGCGCGTCCGTTCTCGATGACGGCGCAGGCGGTTTCATCACAAGAGGTTTCGATGGCAAGGATACGGGCAGGTTTGAACTCGGTCATCGTTGTTTTCTTTTTACCACAAATATCGCAAACAACCAAAAGATTCTTACTTTTTTCTCAGTGGTTTATGTGCGCTGCGCAATGAAATCCCTACAAATACCTTAAAAACACATCGGGATTCGCAAGGAAATCCCGCGTCAAATTGACATGTTCCAGTTGATCATATTTCACTTCGCGGATCACGCCTTCATGGAATAGAAGGATCTGCGCGCCAGGGAAGGCGAGGATGATCGGCGAATGCGTGGCAATGATGAACTGCGCCTCCTCCTCCTCGATCATCTGTTTGAGCGCCGACAGGAAACTGAGTTGCCGTGACGGCGAAAGCGCCGCCTCTGGTTCATCCAGCAGGTACAAACCACCGGGAACGAAACGTGCTTGAAACAAGGCGAGGAAGGCTTCACCGTGTGAAAAGTTATCTAAATCCTTACCATAACGATTTTTCATCGCCACCAGTTGACCTGCATACGGCAAGCGCGCCAGATCTGCCGCATATTTGGAGCGGCCTTTGTACTCGTGCTCCACGTTGTTATATTCTTCTTCCAATTCTTCGCGCGTCTCACGCATGGATCGGGCATAGCCGAAAAAATCCTCAGCGCGCATGAAGAAGCCTTTTCGAGTGCGCTTCGTCCATGCCAGTTTGAAGTAATTCGCCAGCCTGCGGATGGGCGCAAGAGACTTATCCGTTTTTACACTCACACTCCCGACCGTGATAGATTCAATCGCGCATGCCAGCGCCTCCAATACTGTGGATTTGCCCGAGCCGTTCTCTCCCACAAAGAAGGTAACCGGCGATTTAAAACGAATCTCCGAAAGCGAACGAATCACCGGAACCATAAAGGGGAAGTCGCCCGCGTCGCTTTCAAGATATGGACGCGGAGCGAGGGATAGGAGGTGGATCATTTGCGGAAGATGGCCGGTGGACAATATTCGACGGTCTATCGTCCATCGCCATGGTTTTTATTTCTTATTCCACTTCTTCATCGGCAGGACGAAATCGTAGGGAAACTCAGCCAATTTCTCCACCGACCCATCGGGCCGCATCCAATACGAGTCCTCGATGCGCACACCCATCCCCTTCTCGGGATAATACAGGCCGGGTTCGATGGTAAAAACCGTTCCCGGTTTGAGGCGGTTATCATCAGACATATTGTGCCTGCTCCACGGCCGTTCATGGATGTTCAGTCCGATGCCATGCCCAAGCGAATGGACGTAGCCCTCGGTCAAAACGCCTTCGGTGTTCATCTGGTGCTTATGGCCGTTCTTCCCAAATTCATCACAGGTGAGTTTTTGATACTCCTTGAATGCGGCGTTCAAGTCGATATTCTCGACGACCTTCTCGTAGACTTCCTGCACTTCATCGAATAATTTTTGAGACTCAGGCGTGGCATAACCAAGGCTCCATGTGCGGGTGAAGTCATAGTAGTAGCCCCCTCCCGCCTCAGCCGGATAAATATCGAACACGATGGTTTGACCGAGGCGCATCAAATCGGCCGGATTGCCTGCAGAATGAGGCACACCGGCATCGTGTCCGATGGCGAAAATAAAGCCGGATGGCAATTCACCACCCAACTCGGATACCCACAAGCGGATCAAGGAATGAACATCTCCCACAGAGAGCGGAGAACCGTCCTCCTTCAACAATGTTTCGTCATCCCGCACCGCGCAATTAACAAGATAATCGCGCACCCTGCCCACCACCTCCACTGTCAAGTCGCCAACCTTGCGAATTCGGTCGACTTCCTTCGCATCCTTCGATTCCATCGCATACATGAAGATCGAATCATCCTGATTCTCGCCAACCAATTCCAGCTCCGGCACCGCCGCCTTGATTTTTTCGATGATATGAAGCGCCATTGCCAGATCGGTATGACCAAACATCCCCACACGTCCGGAGGTTAAACCGTATTCGGTCAGAAGTTCCCTCGGGCGTTTTGCGAGTTCTTCCATCGCGCCTGTGCGGACAGGGATGACATTTAATCCACTCTTCTCGGCTTCTTCGCGCTCCATTGCGTTGCAAAAAAACACGGGATCCTCGCCCTGTTTCTTAATCAGGACGGCCTTGTTGATATGCCCTCCGCCGGTCAGGTAATACATGGGCGGATTGTGCTCGGCGTTCCCAAGCACGATCATGGCATCAAAGTTTCTAGCCTGCATCAATGTATCAAGATCTGATTTCATGTCATCTCCAATGAGTTGATTTGCACAAATTCTCGCGCCAGTTCTTCGTTCTCGATCTCCAATTGTACAAGATTCTTCCCGCGTAAATATTTAGCGGCGATGCCGATCAATTGGTCGGAATTGCTGAAAAACGCCAGTGCCGTCAGCGGGCGGCGGGTGACCAACCTTCCATAAAAAGGCACCGCCAACGATTTGACTACCATCTCCACCACGCTCCCGCCAATCATGCCAGCGATCAATCCGGCAGAACCGCCCAACACGAAGGGTAAGTTCAATGTCTGCGGAGTGGTCCCTTCGGGAGCGATCAGCGTCACCGGCACAAAAATGAACACGCCGATCACAAAACCGCCGATCAAAAACGGGATCAAAGTTACCTTTGCGATGCTTCGTTCCTTATCCGCACACGTTTTGCACATCGGAATCTTCAAACTCATCTCCACAGGCTGATTTCTTTTTTGAACTCCCATACTTAAAGTCAATCCGAACATTTCCTCACCGGTTCTGCCGCAATTGATGCATTGTTTCGGAAATGTTAGCGGCGGTGGATTCTTCGGATCGCGAATGGGAATTTGGATGAGCATCGTTGTATCAGATAAATCAGGAAACCCGCGTCATGCTCTTAATAAATTCTTCAGCCCGACCAACAATGCGCCTTCCTGCTCCGGCAGAACAGTTCGGGGGTCGAGAAGCACTTTATCGTTTTCCGTGCGGGCAACAATGGGCGGATTATTCTTTCTCAGTGCAAGTAAAAATTTATCAGCTGAATTGACCTGCAACTCAAGCAAATTGGTCGGGATGGATTCATCCGGTAGCGAACCACCGCCTACTGTGGATTGACCTTCAATTACATTACCCTGACCCAACTCATCCCGCCACGCCTCAGCCCGACCTCGAACCTGTTTCAACGTCAAAGACATCATCTTCAGGATGGGGATTTCCCGCTCCGCCTCGTCCTTGAGATAATGCGTCAACGTCGCAGACAAACCGGCAAGGCAGGATTTATCCGCCCGGACAGCGCGCGCCAGCGGATGTTTTTTGATCCTTTCGAGCAGATCCTTATTGCCAAGAATGATTCCCGATTGCGGGCCGCCCAGCAATTTATCACCGGAAAACATGACCAGGTCCGCGCCTGCTTGAAGAGACTCTTGCACGGTCGGTTCGTGGGAAAAACCATATTTCGCCGTATCGTATAACGCCCCGGAACCCAAATCGTCAGCGACGGGAACCCCCGCTTTAT
This portion of the Anaerolineales bacterium genome encodes:
- the tsaD gene encoding tRNA (adenosine(37)-N6)-threonylcarbamoyltransferase complex transferase subunit TsaD, with amino-acid sequence MTEFKPARILAIETSCDETACAVIENGRALLSSVVASQMDIHARYGGVFPEVASRQHVLSIVPVVNDALAKAHLTLNDIDAVSVTQGPGLAGSLVVGVNTAKGISLALDKPLVGVNHLEGHIYSAWVYKADDEIPPEPKFPLMALLVSGGHTELNLMTDHLTYQRLGSTLDDAAGEAFDKVARLLDLPYPGGPSLQKAAEEGDPNRFKFPRAWLDGTWNFSFSGVKTSVLYEVKGLKRAGNELPVNDLAASFQKAVVDVLFKKTMDAAREFGAKEILVAGGVSANRALREAFKSQSEFPVHIPPLSLCTDNAAMIGAAGYFRYSLGHVSEMDIDVYPTWPLSTIAAS
- a CDS encoding TrpB-like pyridoxal phosphate-dependent enzyme: MSDQTRFILNESDLPKYYYNIQADSPIPPNPVLHPGTLQPVTPDFLSVLFPMELIMQEISTERHIEIPEEVREIYKLYRPTPLLRARRLEKALGTPAHIYYKNEGVSPAGSHKPNTAIPQAYYNKAAGTKALTTETGAGQWGSALSMACKFFNLDLEVYMVKVSYKQKPYRRNLMESFGAKVFASPTDQTNYGRSILAEDSENPGSLGIAISEAVEAAATSNGQKKYSLGSVLNHVLIHQSIIGEEALKQMDMADEYPDVVIGCVGGGSNFAGIAYPFLRENLKNGRKTRLLAVEPTAAPSLTRGEFTFDYGDTAKMAPIVKMHTLGHDFVPPGIHAGGLRYHGIAPSISAFYDAGYIEAVAVKQRATFEAAIQFAQTEGIVPAPESAHAIRATIDEALDAKAKGEKRVILFNLSGHGNFDMAAYESYLVGKLEDYEYPAEAVAKSMEKLPQVTLPA
- a CDS encoding AAA family ATPase; the protein is MIHLLSLAPRPYLESDAGDFPFMVPVIRSLSEIRFKSPVTFFVGENGSGKSTVLEALACAIESITVGSVSVKTDKSLAPIRRLANYFKLAWTKRTRKGFFMRAEDFFGYARSMRETREELEEEYNNVEHEYKGRSKYAADLARLPYAGQLVAMKNRYGKDLDNFSHGEAFLALFQARFVPGGLYLLDEPEAALSPSRQLSFLSALKQMIEEEEAQFIIATHSPIILAFPGAQILLFHEGVIREVKYDQLEHVNLTRDFLANPDVFLRYL
- a CDS encoding aminopeptidase P family protein, whose protein sequence is MKSDLDTLMQARNFDAMIVLGNAEHNPPMYYLTGGGHINKAVLIKKQGEDPVFFCNAMEREEAEKSGLNVIPVRTGAMEELAKRPRELLTEYGLTSGRVGMFGHTDLAMALHIIEKIKAAVPELELVGENQDDSIFMYAMESKDAKEVDRIRKVGDLTVEVVGRVRDYLVNCAVRDDETLLKEDGSPLSVGDVHSLIRLWVSELGGELPSGFIFAIGHDAGVPHSAGNPADLMRLGQTIVFDIYPAEAGGGYYYDFTRTWSLGYATPESQKLFDEVQEVYEKVVENIDLNAAFKEYQKLTCDEFGKNGHKHQMNTEGVLTEGYVHSLGHGIGLNIHERPWSRHNMSDDNRLKPGTVFTIEPGLYYPEKGMGVRIEDSYWMRPDGSVEKLAEFPYDFVLPMKKWNKK
- a CDS encoding threonylcarbamoyl-AMP synthase, which encodes MNTEIVPASEISRALEILRKGGIGAFPTDTVYGLGALAFDNAAIESIYTAKDRPLEKAIPILIGDLSDLDRIGSDIPEMALRFAERFWPGPLTCVIPKKSTLPPAVSATSTVAVRIPNHPDALALLRAAGPMAVTSANISGAQNPLTAQDVYEQLQGRIPIILDGGKTPGGIPSTLVDCTGEKPVILREGPITLENLISTLR